From Chaetodon auriga isolate fChaAug3 chromosome 10, fChaAug3.hap1, whole genome shotgun sequence, a single genomic window includes:
- the birc5b gene encoding baculoviral IAP repeat-containing protein 5b, whose protein sequence is MDSIDVLTTKFFSFDKMYSQELRKQSFADWPFREDCNCTPEKMAKAGFVHCPSQNEPDVACCFFCLIELEGWEPDDDPWSEHIKRSPNCGFLTMKKDFTKLTVAEFFHKEKERLKVYHRKVCHKKMAYLRDDIDHTLESLKSQLDSI, encoded by the exons ATGGACAGCATAGATGTATTGACAACAAAGTTTTTCTCGTTTGACAAAATGTACAGTCAGGAATTACGCAAACAAAGCTTTGCAGACTGGCCCTTCAGAGAGGACTGTAACTGCACACCTGAAAAG atGGCTAAGGCTGGATTTGTTCACTGTCCCAGTCAGAATGAGCCTGATGTTGcctgctgtttcttctgtctGATCGAGCTTGAGGGATGGGAGCCAGATGACGATCCCTG GTCTGAACACATAAAACGCTCCCCTAACTGTGGATTCTTAACCATGAAGAAAGATTTCACCAAGCTAACTGTGGCTGAAttttttcacaaagaaaaggagaggctgAAGGTCTACCAC agAAAGGTTTGTCATAAGAAGATGGCATATTTGCGGGATGACATAGACCATACGCTTGAGAGCCTTAAATCTCAGTTGGACTCCATATGA